In Hemiscyllium ocellatum isolate sHemOce1 chromosome 5, sHemOce1.pat.X.cur, whole genome shotgun sequence, the following are encoded in one genomic region:
- the hoxa2b gene encoding homeobox protein Hox-A2b: MNYEFEREIGFINSQPSLAECLTSFPPVGDTFQSSSIKNSTLSHSTVIPPPFEQTIPSLNPSSHPRQNRPKPSPNGTSPLPAATLPPEYPWMKEKKNSKKNHLPASSGAAASCLSQRETHEIQDNTGGGSRRLRTAYTNTQLLELEKEFHFNKYLCRPRRVEIAALLDLTERQVKVWFQNRRMKHKRQTQCKENQNGDGKFKNLEDSGQTEDDEEKSLFEQGNNNVTGALLDREGYGFQTNALTQQQAHNLHNGESQSFPVSPLPSNEKNLKHFHQQSPTVQNCLSTMAQNCAAGLNNNSPEALDVPSLQDFNVFSTESCLQLSDGVSPSLPGSLDSPVDLSADSFDFFTDTLTTIDLQHLNY; the protein is encoded by the exons ATGAATTACGAATTTGAACGAGAAATTGGTTTTATCAATAGTCAGCCGTCGCTTGCTGAGTGCCTGACATCTTTTCCCCCTGTCGGTGATACATTTCAAAGTTCATCAATCAAGAACTCGACGCTTTCACACTCGACAGTGATTCCTCCTCCTTTtgagcaaaccatccccagcctgaaTCCCAGCAGTCACCCTCGCCAAAACCGGCCAAAACCGAGCCCAAATGGCACAAGCCCTTTACCAGCCGCGACTCTACCACCGGAATACCCCTggatgaaagagaaaaaaaactctaAGAAGAATCACCTGCCTGCTTCTTCAGGAGCCGCAGCATCCTGCCTTTCCCAGAGAG AAACTCATGAAATTCAGGATAACACAGGTGGGGGATCGCGGAGGTTAAGGACAGCTTATACAAATACACAGCTTTTGGAGCTGGAGAAAGAATTTCACTTCAACAAGTATCTGTGTCGACCCAGACGGGTGGAGATCGCTGCTTTGCTTGATTTGACTGAAAGGCAAGTGAAAGTCTGGTTTCAAAATAGacgaatgaaacacaaaagacAGACCCAGTGCAAAGAAAACCAAAACGGCGATGGCAAATTTAAGAATTTGGAGGACAGTGGGCAGACTGAGGATGACGAAGAGAAGTCACTCTTTGAGCAAGGCAACAACAATGTTACAGGCGCTCTCTTGGACAGGGAAGGCTATGGTTTTCAAACCAATGCACTGACTCAACAGCAGGCGCACAATTTACACAATGGAGAATCCCAAAGTTTCCCAGTTTCGCCTTTACCCAGCAATGAGAAAAATCTAAAACATTTTCATCAGCAGTCACCCACTGTTCAAAACTGCCTGTCAACAATGGCCCAGAACTGTGCAGCTGGCTTGAACAATAACAGTCCAGAGGCCCTTGATGTCCCTTCTTTACAGGATTTTAACGTATTTTCCACAGAATCCTGCTTACAGCTTTCAGATGGAGTATCGCCCAGTTTGCCAGGTTCCCTCGACAGCCCTGTGGATCTTTCTGCTGACAGTTTTGACTTTTTTACGGATACTTTAACCACAATCGATTTGCAGCATTTGAACTACTAA